The proteins below come from a single Mustela nigripes isolate SB6536 chromosome 14, MUSNIG.SB6536, whole genome shotgun sequence genomic window:
- the LSM10 gene encoding U7 snRNA-associated Sm-like protein LSm10, producing the protein MAVSHSVKERTISENSLIILLQGLQGQVTTVDLRDESVARGRIDNVDAFMNIRLANVTYTDRWGHQVELDDLFVTGRNVRYVHIPDDVNITATIEQQLQVIHRVRNFGSKGQGRREFPSKKYK; encoded by the coding sequence ATGGCGGTGAGCCACTCGGTGAAGGAGCGGACCATCTCCGAGAACAGCCTCATCATCCTGCTGCAGGGCCTCCAGGGCCAGGTGACCACCGTGGACCTGCGGGATGAGAGCGTGGCCCGCGGCCGCATAGACAATGTCGATGCTTTCATGAACATCCGCCTAGCCAACGTCACCTACACAGACCGCTGGGGACATCAGGTCGAGCTGGATGACCTCTTCGTGACCGGCCGCAACGTCCGCTACGTCCACATCCCTGATGACGTGAACATCACGGCCACCATCGAGCAACAGCTGCAGGTCATCCACCGTGTGCGCAACTTCGGCAGCAAGGGCCAAGGCCGCCGGGAGTTCCCCTCCAAAAAGTACAAATGA